The Poecilia reticulata strain Guanapo linkage group LG13, Guppy_female_1.0+MT, whole genome shotgun sequence genome has a segment encoding these proteins:
- the cep126 gene encoding centrosomal protein of 126 kDa isoform X2, with the protein MMTLTVKAWYFSRKSKFGYTGNLENERQHLIQQQKLCKARARKYLQETNRRRKALEERRKRWDTQEQLLRDKILQQRREQLEEATQRFQRAHLPPSQRFRPLIKRRNRNMEEALGQIQGTWDWYTQTPSVVSPTDTPSRPPSTKPPTSSKSSPRQTLTAEEAYAKLLHEHRIRKDLELHSFETNQLSDTSISESLLSKDSLENENSNQSTFGPQSLYSSYFLDFEKLEKRHNLISTSAPTSVSAVMLQDQNPALLRKFDKHKQERRADSNWSHNNVDFFLTSPRITSEEQTPGSLALSTLPNEDSKHFEAKSMINSQTYRILDTNGVDADDAKVEDLDATEDDLLLCRSQIISDDRQLTYPSAKNIQFSSENGILLETPMIRSVANNYLNDEVLLHTVKENLQRLSEKVASISINNLNKVSNLMYQTEKPINAASTSATCFSNNRPETIREMNEEDKETPYPMISTYSVCNTGLLKGILKKNSKYSSEELCLYDPGRLILSKQVALAIRDSIELTRAKTKDVVVNSRTKKKLRWFDEVHPESKEQDTANQEKPVSHPTSVSKDHHPRLTMENESSKPGPRIPPAASVGYHFTKEAWADVGIQVSLAQKRADKVKALHTSTRTGGSKIPRRDCNARLGGGPVSSRARKGTIIRPQSATEVIQIVKAQGKIMVPRPPPRTEPTEENNAKQAPATEEAPSRNNSAETYPCPICLFLDCNVNGASSSGPQEIHNNINGSGKTNEKGLCLHITPTDEEIAQLWDGVRSALNTKDAKPVLQKQAQESRHVYRKPFAEHSRQPPVAGSRRFLPSSQPTKQNTELNRPGPRNRNAVSRNEGFERAAQFPVAEMYPNDVLKQNQPVAQIQMPERVQEGINNLSLEENKIMLSLDRLNHQLHCLKTHRRGKTDNNGHTTVCTPLTTESNNHKHQASSANLLHYQKKT; encoded by the exons ATGATGACTCTGACTGTAAAag CATGGTACTTCTCTAGAAAATCCAAGTTTGGATATACCGGAAATCTCGAAAATGAGCGGCAACATTTGATCCAGCAGCAGAAGTTGTGCAAAGCCCGAGCTCGGAAATATTTGCAGGAGACCAATCGACGGAGAAA ggCTCTGGAGGAGCGGAGGAAACGATGGGACACTCAGGAGCAGCTCCTGAGAGACAAAATCCTGCAACAACGCAGGGAGCAGTTAGAGGAGGCAACCCAGCGCTTCCAGAGAGCCCATCTGCCTCCTTCTCAGAGATTCAGGCCAC TTATcaaaagaagaaacaggaatATGGAGGAGGCACTTGGTCAAATCCAAGGCACGTGGGATTGGTACACCCAGACCCCCTCAGTGGTGTCACCCACTGACACTCCCAG TCGCCCTCCATCTACAAAGCCTCCCACATCTTCTAAATCCTCTCCCCGCCAAACGCTCACTGCTGAGGAGGCCTACGCTAAACTGCTTCACGAGCACCGCATCAGGAAGGATCTGGAACTTCACAGTTTTGAG ACAAACCAGCTGTCTGATACCAGTATTTCTGAAAGCCTTTTGAGCAAGGACAGCTTGGAGAATGAAAACTCAAACCAAAGCACATTTGGTCCACAGAGTCTGTATTCATCATATTTTCTCGACTTCGAGAAACTAGAGAAACGACATAATTTAATATCAACTTCAGCCCCAACTTCAGTCTCGGCAGTGATGCTTCAGGATCAAAATCCAGCCCTTCTTAGAAAAtttgacaaacacaaacaagaaagaCGGGCTGATTCTAATTGGTCTCATaataatgtggatttttttctaacttcCCCAAGGATCACATCTGAAGAACAAACACCTGGCTCATTAGCTCTTTCTACACTTCCTAATGAAGACTCAAAGCACTTTGAGGCAAAATCCATGATAAACAGTCAAACTTACCGCATTCTGGACACAAATGGAGTTGATGCTGATGATGCTAAAGTGGAAGATTTAGATGCCACAGAAGACGATTTGTTACTCTGTAGATCTCAAATTATTAGTGATGACCGTCAGTTGACTTATCCATCCGCTAAAAACATTCAATTCTCTTCTGAAAATGGCATTTTATTGGAGACGCCGATGATAAGAAGTGTTGCCAATAATTACTTAAATGATGAAGTTCTTTTGCATACAGTAAAAGAAAACCTCCAGCGGTTATCTGAGAAAGTAGCCTCTATTTCCATAAATAATCTCAACAAAGTCTCAAACCTAATGTACCAAACAGAGAAACCCATAAATGCAGCATCAACATCAGCTACATGTTTTTCTAATAATCGACCAGAGACGATCAGAGAGATGAATGAAGAAGATAAAGAAACACCATATCCAATGATCTCCACTTATTCAGTATGCAACACCGGGTTACTTAAAGGAATCCTCAAAAAAAATTCCAAGTATTCTTCAGAAGAGTTGTGTTTGTATGACCCAGGGCgtttaattttgtcaaaacaaGTTGCGTTAGCAATACGAGACAGTATTGAATTGaccagagcaaaaacaaaagatgtggTGGTCAATAGCAGGACGAAAAAAAAGCTTCGCTGGTTTGATGAAGTCCATCCGGAGTCCAAAGAGCAAGACACAGCAAACCAGGAGAAACCCGTGTCCCACCCAACAAGCGTCTCCAAGGACCACCATCCAAGGCTCACTATGGAGAATGAGTCTTCAAAGCCTGGACCCAGAATCCCCCCAGCAGCCTCTGTTGGTTATCATTTTACAAAAGAAGCGTGGGCAGATGTTGGGATTCAAGTTAGTTTGGCCCAGAAGCGAGCAGACAAGGTCAAGGCGCTGCATACCAGCACCAGGACCGGTGGGTCAAAGATCCCTCGGAGAGATTGTAATGCCAGACTCGGTGGGGGTCCTGTTTCCTCACGGGCAAGAAAGGGCACCATCATACGACCTCAATCTGCCACCGAGGTGATTCAGATTGTCAAAGCCCAGGGGAAGATCATGGTGCCCCGCCCACCTCCTCGGACAGAGCCGACGGAAGAAAATAACGCTAAACAAGCCCCCGCCACAGAGGAGGCTCCATCCAGGAACAACTCGGCAGAGACGTACCCTTGCCCCATCTGCCTGTTTTTAGACTGCAATGTCAATGGCGCATCCAGTTCAGGACCTCAAGAGATTCACAACAACATCAATGGAAGCGGGAAGACGAATGAGAAAGGCCTCTGTTTACACATCACACCCACAGATGAAGAGATCGCACAGCTCTGGGATGGAGTCCGCAGTGCCTTAAACACAAAGGATG CCAAACCTGTCCTTCAAAAGCAAGCCCAGGAGAGCAGGCATGTCTACAGGAAACCCTTTGCTGAGCACAGCAGACAACCTCCTGTCGCAGGAAGCAGGAGATTTCTTCCGAGCTCTCAG CCTACAAAGCAGAACACGGAGCTAAACAGACCAGGTCCAAGGAATAGGAATGCAGTCTCTCGAAATGAAG GTTTTGAGCGTGCGGCCCAGTTTCCCGTAGCTGAAATGTATCCTAACGACGTTTTAAAGCAGAATCAGCCTGTGGCCCAAATACAGATGCCTGAAAGAGTGCAGGAAGGGATCAACAATCTTTCTTtggaagagaataaaatcatgcTCTCTCTGGACAGGCTCAACCACCAGCTGCACT GTTTGAAGACACATCGGCGAGGCAAAACTGACAACAATGGTCATACAACTGTTTGTACACCCCTT ACCACAGAGTCAAATAATCACAAGCATCAAGCATCGTCTGCAAACCTGCTTCATTACCAGAAGAAAACttag
- the cep126 gene encoding centrosomal protein of 126 kDa isoform X1, translated as MDNKNQDSGKMQTLQANFSYLLKSKFGYTGNLENERQHLIQQQKLCKARARKYLQETNRRRKALEERRKRWDTQEQLLRDKILQQRREQLEEATQRFQRAHLPPSQRFRPLIKRRNRNMEEALGQIQGTWDWYTQTPSVVSPTDTPSRPPSTKPPTSSKSSPRQTLTAEEAYAKLLHEHRIRKDLELHSFETNQLSDTSISESLLSKDSLENENSNQSTFGPQSLYSSYFLDFEKLEKRHNLISTSAPTSVSAVMLQDQNPALLRKFDKHKQERRADSNWSHNNVDFFLTSPRITSEEQTPGSLALSTLPNEDSKHFEAKSMINSQTYRILDTNGVDADDAKVEDLDATEDDLLLCRSQIISDDRQLTYPSAKNIQFSSENGILLETPMIRSVANNYLNDEVLLHTVKENLQRLSEKVASISINNLNKVSNLMYQTEKPINAASTSATCFSNNRPETIREMNEEDKETPYPMISTYSVCNTGLLKGILKKNSKYSSEELCLYDPGRLILSKQVALAIRDSIELTRAKTKDVVVNSRTKKKLRWFDEVHPESKEQDTANQEKPVSHPTSVSKDHHPRLTMENESSKPGPRIPPAASVGYHFTKEAWADVGIQVSLAQKRADKVKALHTSTRTGGSKIPRRDCNARLGGGPVSSRARKGTIIRPQSATEVIQIVKAQGKIMVPRPPPRTEPTEENNAKQAPATEEAPSRNNSAETYPCPICLFLDCNVNGASSSGPQEIHNNINGSGKTNEKGLCLHITPTDEEIAQLWDGVRSALNTKDAKPVLQKQAQESRHVYRKPFAEHSRQPPVAGSRRFLPSSQPTKQNTELNRPGPRNRNAVSRNEGFERAAQFPVAEMYPNDVLKQNQPVAQIQMPERVQEGINNLSLEENKIMLSLDRLNHQLHCLKTHRRGKTDNNGHTTVCTPLTTESNNHKHQASSANLLHYQKKT; from the exons ATGGACAACAAAAACCAAGATTCTGGGAAGATGCAGACTCTACAAGCAAACTTCTCCTATCTACT AAAATCCAAGTTTGGATATACCGGAAATCTCGAAAATGAGCGGCAACATTTGATCCAGCAGCAGAAGTTGTGCAAAGCCCGAGCTCGGAAATATTTGCAGGAGACCAATCGACGGAGAAA ggCTCTGGAGGAGCGGAGGAAACGATGGGACACTCAGGAGCAGCTCCTGAGAGACAAAATCCTGCAACAACGCAGGGAGCAGTTAGAGGAGGCAACCCAGCGCTTCCAGAGAGCCCATCTGCCTCCTTCTCAGAGATTCAGGCCAC TTATcaaaagaagaaacaggaatATGGAGGAGGCACTTGGTCAAATCCAAGGCACGTGGGATTGGTACACCCAGACCCCCTCAGTGGTGTCACCCACTGACACTCCCAG TCGCCCTCCATCTACAAAGCCTCCCACATCTTCTAAATCCTCTCCCCGCCAAACGCTCACTGCTGAGGAGGCCTACGCTAAACTGCTTCACGAGCACCGCATCAGGAAGGATCTGGAACTTCACAGTTTTGAG ACAAACCAGCTGTCTGATACCAGTATTTCTGAAAGCCTTTTGAGCAAGGACAGCTTGGAGAATGAAAACTCAAACCAAAGCACATTTGGTCCACAGAGTCTGTATTCATCATATTTTCTCGACTTCGAGAAACTAGAGAAACGACATAATTTAATATCAACTTCAGCCCCAACTTCAGTCTCGGCAGTGATGCTTCAGGATCAAAATCCAGCCCTTCTTAGAAAAtttgacaaacacaaacaagaaagaCGGGCTGATTCTAATTGGTCTCATaataatgtggatttttttctaacttcCCCAAGGATCACATCTGAAGAACAAACACCTGGCTCATTAGCTCTTTCTACACTTCCTAATGAAGACTCAAAGCACTTTGAGGCAAAATCCATGATAAACAGTCAAACTTACCGCATTCTGGACACAAATGGAGTTGATGCTGATGATGCTAAAGTGGAAGATTTAGATGCCACAGAAGACGATTTGTTACTCTGTAGATCTCAAATTATTAGTGATGACCGTCAGTTGACTTATCCATCCGCTAAAAACATTCAATTCTCTTCTGAAAATGGCATTTTATTGGAGACGCCGATGATAAGAAGTGTTGCCAATAATTACTTAAATGATGAAGTTCTTTTGCATACAGTAAAAGAAAACCTCCAGCGGTTATCTGAGAAAGTAGCCTCTATTTCCATAAATAATCTCAACAAAGTCTCAAACCTAATGTACCAAACAGAGAAACCCATAAATGCAGCATCAACATCAGCTACATGTTTTTCTAATAATCGACCAGAGACGATCAGAGAGATGAATGAAGAAGATAAAGAAACACCATATCCAATGATCTCCACTTATTCAGTATGCAACACCGGGTTACTTAAAGGAATCCTCAAAAAAAATTCCAAGTATTCTTCAGAAGAGTTGTGTTTGTATGACCCAGGGCgtttaattttgtcaaaacaaGTTGCGTTAGCAATACGAGACAGTATTGAATTGaccagagcaaaaacaaaagatgtggTGGTCAATAGCAGGACGAAAAAAAAGCTTCGCTGGTTTGATGAAGTCCATCCGGAGTCCAAAGAGCAAGACACAGCAAACCAGGAGAAACCCGTGTCCCACCCAACAAGCGTCTCCAAGGACCACCATCCAAGGCTCACTATGGAGAATGAGTCTTCAAAGCCTGGACCCAGAATCCCCCCAGCAGCCTCTGTTGGTTATCATTTTACAAAAGAAGCGTGGGCAGATGTTGGGATTCAAGTTAGTTTGGCCCAGAAGCGAGCAGACAAGGTCAAGGCGCTGCATACCAGCACCAGGACCGGTGGGTCAAAGATCCCTCGGAGAGATTGTAATGCCAGACTCGGTGGGGGTCCTGTTTCCTCACGGGCAAGAAAGGGCACCATCATACGACCTCAATCTGCCACCGAGGTGATTCAGATTGTCAAAGCCCAGGGGAAGATCATGGTGCCCCGCCCACCTCCTCGGACAGAGCCGACGGAAGAAAATAACGCTAAACAAGCCCCCGCCACAGAGGAGGCTCCATCCAGGAACAACTCGGCAGAGACGTACCCTTGCCCCATCTGCCTGTTTTTAGACTGCAATGTCAATGGCGCATCCAGTTCAGGACCTCAAGAGATTCACAACAACATCAATGGAAGCGGGAAGACGAATGAGAAAGGCCTCTGTTTACACATCACACCCACAGATGAAGAGATCGCACAGCTCTGGGATGGAGTCCGCAGTGCCTTAAACACAAAGGATG CCAAACCTGTCCTTCAAAAGCAAGCCCAGGAGAGCAGGCATGTCTACAGGAAACCCTTTGCTGAGCACAGCAGACAACCTCCTGTCGCAGGAAGCAGGAGATTTCTTCCGAGCTCTCAG CCTACAAAGCAGAACACGGAGCTAAACAGACCAGGTCCAAGGAATAGGAATGCAGTCTCTCGAAATGAAG GTTTTGAGCGTGCGGCCCAGTTTCCCGTAGCTGAAATGTATCCTAACGACGTTTTAAAGCAGAATCAGCCTGTGGCCCAAATACAGATGCCTGAAAGAGTGCAGGAAGGGATCAACAATCTTTCTTtggaagagaataaaatcatgcTCTCTCTGGACAGGCTCAACCACCAGCTGCACT GTTTGAAGACACATCGGCGAGGCAAAACTGACAACAATGGTCATACAACTGTTTGTACACCCCTT ACCACAGAGTCAAATAATCACAAGCATCAAGCATCGTCTGCAAACCTGCTTCATTACCAGAAGAAAACttag